A window of the Stigmatella aurantiaca genome harbors these coding sequences:
- a CDS encoding type I polyketide synthase — MPPPSPPNYPKLLNEALLALKAMRLKLEAAEAAKTANGEPIAVVGMACRLPGGIQTPEEFWALLESGRDAISPIPGDRWDSDKYYDPDPDAPGKICTREGGFMSGHTVFDAQFFRISPREAMYMDPQQRLILEVAWEALERACIPPSSLYGSETGVYVGLTCTDYAALMAQCVPEEEADPTASTGSAHSPASGRLSYVLGLHGPSMTLDTACSSALVAVHLACESLRRRETDAALAGGVNLMLAPLGHVLLSRAHMLSPEGRCKTFDDSANGYVRSEGVGMVVLKRLADAKRDKDPILAVIRGSAVNQDGPSGGLTAPSGPAQRQVIRKALENAGLEPSAVDYIEAHGTGTALGDPIEMNALGEVFAGNHGADRPLWVGSAKTNIGHMESAAGIGGLIKVILQLNHGAIAPNLHLQKPSSRIPWNKLPFRVPTRLTPWPASERKRVAGVSSFGFSGTNSHLVVEEPPRQEPSSQPVERPRHLLALSAKTEGALEALVEAYVALLEKHPELPLADVCHSANAGRSHFSHRLALQAGSPQELLARLKAARQGQTPPGSSRGLVRNRPPSVGFLFTGQGSQLLGMGRELYATQPTFQKTMDACDALLAAEVGWSLKEVLYGPEAEAARIHRTEYAQPLLFALEYALAMLWQSWGVQPAAVMGHSLGEYVAACVAGVFSLEDGLKLVAARGRLMGALPEGGAMMAFAADEETVRQLIAPFPDEVSLAAVNGPRQVILSGSRQRLQALAAAFAQNGPAPKALEVSHAFHSPLMRPMLEAFAQVAQRVHYAPPKLEFISNLTGTSLSEEVAQADYWVRHVSEPVRFHAGLEAMHRLGCRHFLEIGPRPTLVALGRHGLSDPELKWLPSLTAVPRDWEQLLASLGGLYTAGAPVDWVAVDRDYPGRKLDVLPTYPFQREHYWFPAYAVAQPGAQPSTAPVHPLLGRRVAARSSRDEAYVFEAELDEAHPGYLTDHRVFGHALVPAAGFLELALAAGTIALPNARPTVKNVAIRAALALSADTKTRVRTTLKPHTSGGFAFQITSQSAESEGDSVPWKLHVQGLIAGEPLDAPVPPLPESFSQELPPGLEPQAFYERMRQRGLAYGPTFQGLKELRARDGQVLGRVELTEALRDASAPYCLHPALLDSAFQAMALAFLDGNTTYLPTGIEALHWWKKPEGRCQAYIVRRPSEGEDSRVARADVHLLDGTGQRIALVMGLQVLQTHEASLRRILEGDPAEFLYSFLWPQRALGTGGAAVSNASTAPNRWLIFADQSGVGLAVARALEEAQASCILVHPAPGSQALRQDGGHYHLDPAHPEHFTALMEAVCAPAAPSAARRDPPGVLYFWGLDLVGATPEPAQALESAQALGCGPLLRLIQALGPFRELTVHLVTRGAFSPGERPAPVHVEQSALLGLFNTFRMERPAFRCLHMDLEPGARRAPPELEVRQLTQEVLAHEAEEQVAFRRGLRFIARWERMKDALPSGEPSQAPSFQLTLDPSGALERLSQAPVERRPPGPGEAEVEVRASALNFKDVLFALAMLKKPDGSRTLGLECAGTITRVGPGVPASRVGERVVAIGDACLASHVTLPVEDLIPMPEGLSFLDASAAPSVFMTAWHSLISLARIRPGDRVLIHAAAGGVGQAALRLCQRLGAEVLATASPPKWSFLQAQGVRHVMNSRSLHFQEQVLEATGGRGVDVVLNSLNGDFIPANLKVLAQGGRFIEIGKLGIWSPEQVAAVRPDITYHAFDLSEASAEVRSGLRKSLAEVLGWMALGSVEPLPVERYPLSNVQTAFRHLSQAKNIGKVVIELPRREAADERPVIRPEGTYLLTGGLGALGLEVTQWLVRQGARSLLLLGRRGPGAEAQALLERLRATGVRVEVLQADVTELAHLTQVMEHLRTAGFAPLAGVIHAAGLLDDGTLQELTEERFRKVMKPKVQGTWNLHLVTKDLPLDFFVCFSSMSSALGSLGQANYAAANAFMDALMHQRRAQGLPGLSINWGSWASVGMAATLDPQQRKQAAARGIHTLPTPLALAALGLLLRGDLPQAGVAAIDWERFIRQVRLGTPLKLVESLMTGAARGKSTTPAEPPELFRARLREASPLQRRELLLGFSRGLLARMLGFSSPEKIDPHHRLVELGIDSLSSVELKNHLEITLGCSLPAALLFDFPTLDALTQHLHDEVLGYGRADVGPTKATG, encoded by the coding sequence ATGCCCCCCCCCTCCCCGCCCAACTATCCCAAACTGCTCAACGAGGCGCTCCTCGCCCTCAAGGCCATGCGCCTCAAACTGGAGGCGGCGGAGGCCGCGAAGACGGCGAACGGCGAGCCCATCGCCGTGGTGGGCATGGCGTGCCGCTTGCCCGGAGGCATCCAGACGCCGGAGGAGTTCTGGGCGCTGCTGGAGTCCGGCCGCGACGCCATCTCCCCCATCCCCGGGGACCGCTGGGATTCGGACAAGTACTATGATCCGGATCCCGACGCGCCCGGGAAGATCTGCACCCGCGAGGGTGGCTTCATGAGCGGGCACACGGTCTTCGACGCGCAGTTCTTCCGCATCTCGCCGCGCGAGGCCATGTACATGGACCCGCAGCAGCGGCTGATTCTGGAAGTGGCGTGGGAGGCGCTGGAGCGGGCCTGCATTCCGCCCAGCTCGCTGTACGGCAGCGAGACGGGCGTCTACGTGGGGCTCACCTGCACGGACTACGCGGCGCTCATGGCCCAGTGCGTGCCGGAAGAGGAGGCCGACCCCACCGCCAGCACGGGCAGCGCCCACAGCCCCGCCTCGGGGCGGCTGTCCTATGTGCTGGGCCTGCATGGCCCCAGCATGACGCTCGACACGGCGTGCTCGTCCGCGCTCGTCGCCGTGCACCTGGCCTGTGAGAGCTTGCGGCGGCGGGAGACGGACGCGGCGCTGGCCGGCGGCGTCAACCTCATGCTCGCGCCACTGGGCCACGTGCTGCTGTCGCGTGCGCACATGCTCTCGCCCGAGGGCCGCTGCAAGACCTTCGATGATTCCGCCAATGGGTACGTGCGCAGCGAGGGCGTGGGCATGGTCGTCCTCAAGCGCCTGGCCGACGCGAAGCGGGACAAGGACCCCATCCTCGCGGTCATCCGCGGCAGCGCCGTCAACCAGGACGGGCCGAGCGGCGGGCTGACCGCGCCCAGCGGGCCCGCCCAGCGCCAGGTCATCCGCAAGGCCCTGGAGAACGCCGGCCTGGAGCCCTCCGCCGTGGACTACATCGAGGCGCACGGCACCGGGACCGCCCTGGGAGACCCCATCGAGATGAACGCCCTGGGCGAAGTCTTCGCCGGCAACCACGGCGCGGACCGGCCGCTGTGGGTGGGCTCGGCCAAGACGAACATCGGGCACATGGAGTCCGCGGCCGGCATCGGCGGGCTCATCAAGGTCATCCTGCAGCTCAACCACGGCGCCATCGCGCCAAACCTGCACCTGCAGAAGCCCAGCTCCCGCATCCCCTGGAACAAGCTGCCCTTCCGGGTGCCCACGCGCCTCACGCCGTGGCCGGCGTCCGAGCGCAAGCGCGTGGCCGGCGTCAGCTCCTTCGGCTTCAGCGGGACCAACTCGCACCTGGTGGTGGAGGAGCCGCCCCGGCAGGAGCCGTCTTCCCAGCCGGTGGAGCGGCCCCGGCACCTGCTCGCGCTCTCGGCGAAGACCGAAGGCGCGCTGGAGGCGCTGGTGGAAGCCTATGTGGCGCTGCTGGAGAAGCACCCGGAGCTGCCGCTGGCGGACGTGTGCCATTCGGCGAACGCGGGGCGCTCGCACTTCTCGCACCGGTTGGCCCTTCAGGCGGGCTCGCCGCAGGAGCTGCTCGCGCGGCTGAAGGCCGCGCGCCAGGGCCAGACGCCGCCTGGAAGCTCGCGGGGGCTGGTGCGCAACCGTCCCCCCAGCGTGGGCTTCCTCTTCACCGGCCAGGGCTCCCAGCTCCTGGGCATGGGGCGAGAGCTGTACGCCACCCAACCCACTTTCCAGAAGACCATGGACGCGTGCGACGCCCTCCTCGCCGCCGAGGTGGGCTGGTCTTTGAAGGAGGTGCTGTATGGCCCGGAGGCCGAGGCCGCGCGGATCCACCGGACGGAGTACGCGCAGCCCTTGCTCTTCGCGCTCGAGTACGCGCTGGCCATGCTATGGCAGTCCTGGGGCGTGCAGCCCGCGGCCGTGATGGGCCACAGCCTGGGCGAGTATGTCGCGGCGTGTGTCGCCGGTGTCTTCAGCCTGGAGGATGGGCTGAAGCTCGTCGCGGCGCGGGGCCGGTTGATGGGCGCCCTCCCGGAAGGCGGGGCCATGATGGCCTTCGCGGCCGATGAGGAGACCGTCCGGCAGCTCATCGCCCCCTTCCCGGACGAGGTCTCCCTGGCCGCCGTCAACGGTCCCCGGCAGGTGATTCTCTCGGGCTCCCGGCAGCGGCTGCAGGCGCTGGCTGCGGCGTTCGCCCAGAACGGCCCCGCCCCGAAGGCGCTGGAGGTCTCCCACGCCTTCCACTCGCCCCTGATGCGGCCGATGCTGGAGGCCTTTGCCCAGGTGGCCCAGCGGGTGCACTACGCCCCGCCGAAGCTGGAGTTCATCTCCAACCTCACCGGCACCTCGCTCTCGGAGGAGGTGGCCCAGGCGGACTATTGGGTCCGCCACGTGAGCGAGCCGGTGCGCTTCCACGCTGGCCTCGAAGCGATGCACCGCCTGGGTTGCCGCCACTTCCTGGAGATCGGCCCCCGGCCCACGCTGGTGGCCCTGGGCCGCCACGGCCTTTCGGATCCCGAGCTGAAGTGGTTGCCCAGCCTCACCGCGGTGCCGCGCGACTGGGAGCAGCTCCTGGCCAGCCTGGGCGGGCTGTACACCGCGGGAGCCCCCGTGGACTGGGTGGCGGTGGACCGGGATTACCCCGGGCGCAAGCTGGACGTGCTGCCCACCTATCCCTTCCAGCGGGAGCACTACTGGTTCCCGGCCTACGCCGTCGCGCAACCGGGCGCGCAGCCCTCGACGGCCCCCGTTCACCCGCTGCTCGGGCGCCGCGTGGCGGCCCGAAGCTCCCGGGATGAGGCCTATGTCTTCGAGGCCGAGCTGGATGAGGCCCACCCCGGCTACCTCACGGATCACCGGGTGTTTGGCCACGCCCTCGTGCCGGCCGCGGGCTTCCTGGAGCTGGCCCTCGCCGCGGGGACGATTGCCCTGCCGAACGCCCGGCCCACCGTGAAGAACGTGGCCATCCGCGCCGCCCTGGCCTTGTCCGCGGACACGAAGACGCGCGTCCGCACCACCCTCAAGCCGCACACCTCCGGCGGGTTCGCGTTTCAGATCACCAGCCAGAGCGCCGAGAGCGAAGGCGACTCGGTCCCCTGGAAGCTCCACGTGCAGGGACTGATCGCCGGGGAGCCGCTGGACGCCCCGGTGCCGCCGCTCCCCGAGTCCTTCTCGCAGGAGCTGCCCCCGGGTCTGGAGCCCCAGGCGTTCTATGAGCGCATGCGCCAGCGCGGGCTGGCCTATGGGCCCACCTTCCAGGGGCTGAAGGAACTCCGGGCCCGTGACGGGCAGGTGCTCGGCCGCGTGGAGCTGACCGAGGCCCTCCGCGACGCGAGCGCCCCGTATTGCCTGCACCCCGCGCTCCTGGACTCGGCCTTCCAGGCGATGGCGCTCGCCTTCCTCGACGGCAACACCACCTACCTGCCCACGGGCATCGAGGCACTGCACTGGTGGAAGAAGCCCGAGGGCCGCTGCCAGGCCTATATCGTCCGGCGTCCCTCCGAGGGCGAGGACTCCCGGGTCGCCCGGGCCGATGTCCACCTGCTGGACGGCACCGGCCAGCGCATCGCGCTCGTCATGGGCTTGCAGGTGCTGCAAACCCATGAAGCCTCCCTGCGGCGCATCCTCGAAGGCGACCCGGCGGAGTTCCTCTATTCCTTCCTGTGGCCCCAGCGGGCCCTCGGGACGGGAGGCGCCGCCGTCTCCAACGCCTCCACCGCCCCGAACCGGTGGCTCATCTTCGCGGACCAATCGGGCGTGGGGCTCGCGGTGGCGCGCGCCCTGGAAGAGGCCCAGGCCTCGTGCATCCTCGTGCATCCCGCTCCGGGCAGCCAGGCGCTGCGCCAGGACGGCGGGCACTACCATCTGGACCCCGCCCATCCCGAGCACTTCACCGCCTTGATGGAAGCGGTGTGCGCCCCGGCCGCCCCCAGCGCGGCACGCCGCGACCCGCCCGGGGTGCTCTACTTCTGGGGATTGGATCTCGTGGGGGCCACCCCCGAGCCCGCCCAGGCGTTGGAGTCCGCGCAAGCGCTCGGCTGCGGCCCCCTGCTGCGCCTCATCCAGGCCCTGGGCCCGTTCCGGGAGCTGACGGTGCACCTCGTCACCCGGGGCGCCTTCTCGCCCGGTGAGCGCCCCGCCCCCGTCCACGTCGAGCAGTCCGCCCTGCTGGGCCTGTTCAACACGTTCCGGATGGAGCGCCCCGCCTTCCGCTGCCTCCACATGGATCTGGAGCCCGGCGCCCGGCGCGCTCCGCCGGAGCTGGAGGTGCGGCAGCTCACGCAAGAGGTGCTCGCCCACGAGGCCGAGGAGCAGGTCGCCTTCCGGCGGGGCCTGCGGTTCATCGCCCGCTGGGAGCGGATGAAGGACGCGCTGCCTTCTGGCGAGCCCTCCCAGGCCCCGTCCTTCCAGTTGACCCTGGATCCCTCCGGGGCCCTGGAGCGCCTGAGCCAAGCCCCGGTGGAGCGCCGCCCGCCCGGGCCCGGAGAGGCCGAGGTGGAGGTGCGCGCCTCCGCCCTCAACTTCAAGGACGTGCTCTTCGCCCTGGCCATGCTGAAGAAACCCGACGGCTCGCGGACGCTGGGCCTGGAGTGCGCGGGCACCATCACCCGCGTGGGCCCGGGCGTCCCGGCATCGCGTGTCGGCGAGCGCGTGGTGGCCATCGGCGACGCGTGCCTGGCCAGCCACGTCACGCTTCCCGTCGAGGATCTCATCCCGATGCCGGAAGGGCTGAGCTTCCTGGACGCCTCGGCGGCGCCCTCGGTGTTCATGACCGCGTGGCACTCGCTCATCTCGCTGGCGCGAATCCGCCCGGGAGACCGGGTGCTGATCCACGCGGCGGCGGGGGGCGTGGGCCAGGCGGCGCTGCGGCTCTGCCAGCGCCTGGGCGCCGAGGTGCTGGCCACCGCCAGTCCTCCCAAGTGGTCCTTCCTCCAGGCCCAGGGCGTGCGCCACGTCATGAACTCGCGCTCGCTGCACTTCCAGGAGCAGGTGCTGGAAGCCACCGGAGGGCGCGGCGTCGACGTGGTGCTCAACTCGCTCAACGGTGACTTCATCCCCGCGAACCTGAAGGTCCTCGCCCAGGGGGGGCGCTTCATCGAGATTGGCAAGCTGGGCATCTGGTCGCCCGAGCAGGTCGCCGCCGTGCGGCCGGACATCACCTACCACGCGTTCGACCTGAGCGAGGCCTCCGCCGAGGTCCGCAGTGGGCTGAGGAAGTCGCTGGCCGAGGTGCTTGGGTGGATGGCCCTGGGGAGCGTGGAGCCCCTGCCCGTCGAGCGCTACCCGCTGAGCAATGTGCAGACCGCGTTCCGGCACCTCTCGCAGGCGAAGAACATCGGCAAGGTCGTCATCGAGCTGCCGCGCCGGGAGGCGGCGGACGAACGGCCGGTGATTCGCCCCGAGGGCACCTACCTGCTCACGGGCGGACTGGGCGCGCTCGGTCTGGAAGTCACACAGTGGCTCGTGAGGCAGGGCGCGCGCTCGCTGCTCCTGCTGGGCCGCCGGGGCCCGGGCGCCGAGGCCCAGGCCCTCCTGGAGCGCCTGCGCGCCACGGGGGTACGCGTGGAGGTGCTCCAGGCGGATGTCACCGAGCTGGCGCACCTCACCCAGGTGATGGAGCACCTCCGCACCGCGGGCTTCGCCCCGCTCGCGGGCGTCATCCACGCCGCGGGACTGCTGGATGACGGAACCCTGCAGGAGCTGACCGAGGAGCGCTTCCGGAAGGTGATGAAGCCCAAGGTGCAGGGGACGTGGAACCTGCACCTCGTGACGAAGGACCTGCCCCTGGACTTCTTCGTCTGCTTCTCCTCCATGTCCTCCGCGCTCGGCTCGCTGGGCCAAGCCAACTACGCGGCGGCCAACGCCTTCATGGATGCGCTCATGCACCAGCGCAGGGCCCAGGGCCTGCCGGGCCTGAGCATCAACTGGGGCTCCTGGGCCTCGGTGGGCATGGCGGCCACCCTGGATCCGCAGCAGCGCAAGCAGGCCGCGGCGCGTGGCATCCACACGCTGCCCACCCCGCTGGCGCTGGCGGCCCTGGGCCTCCTGCTGCGCGGGGACCTGCCCCAGGCGGGCGTGGCGGCCATCGACTGGGAGCGGTTCATCCGCCAGGTGCGCCTGGGCACGCCCCTGAAGCTCGTCGAGTCCCTGATGACCGGCGCCGCACGTGGGAAGAGCACCACCCCCGCCGAGCCCCCCGAACTCTTCCGGGCCCGGCTGCGCGAGGCATCTCCCCTCCAGCGCCGGGAGCTGCTGCTGGGCTTCTCGCGTGGCCTGCTGGCACGCATGCTGGGCTTCTCCTCGCCTGAGAAGATCGATCCCCACCACCGGCTGGTGGAGCTGGGCATCGACTCGCTCTCGTCCGTCGAGCTGAAAAACCACCTGGAGATCACCCTCGGCTGCTCCCTGCCCGCAGCGCTGCTGTTCGACTTCCCCACCCTGGACGCCCTCACCCAGCACCTGCACGACGAGGTGCTGGGCTACGGGCGGGCGGACGTGGGGCCCACGAAGGCCACGGGATGA
- a CDS encoding acyl carrier protein: MTHPQGLPPGAGKERLIASLRAASPQRRARLLMDFLQEQLGPRLGMEPAEIGPRDNLMELGVDSLKAVELKGLLEQELELELNSSLAFDQPNLEALTGFLLEAARLKAPGPAAPPPAAPHPPPPPAGEEPALSEEQLAELLAAELQALKNP, translated from the coding sequence GTGACACACCCACAAGGCCTGCCCCCCGGGGCAGGCAAGGAACGTCTCATTGCCTCGCTGCGGGCCGCCTCCCCCCAGCGCCGGGCCCGGCTGCTCATGGACTTCCTCCAGGAGCAGCTCGGTCCCCGGCTGGGCATGGAGCCCGCGGAGATTGGCCCGCGCGACAACCTCATGGAGCTGGGCGTGGACTCGCTCAAGGCCGTCGAACTCAAGGGCCTGCTGGAGCAGGAGCTGGAGCTGGAGCTCAACAGCTCCCTCGCCTTTGATCAGCCCAACCTGGAGGCCCTGACGGGCTTCCTGCTGGAAGCCGCGCGGCTCAAGGCCCCTGGGCCCGCGGCGCCCCCGCCCGCGGCGCCCCACCCTCCCCCTCCCCCCGCCGGCGAAGAGCCAGCCCTGTCCGAGGAGCAGCTCGCGGAGCTGCTCGCGGCGGAGCTGCAGGCGCTGAAAAACCCTTAA
- a CDS encoding FcoT family thioesterase yields the protein MSAIEPKASPLIVEDPALLQQVLIPYKTHCRYLLRAHLEHEGVLPPESRSRAVRAAAVGEFSIPESCYIADTGHFNAVEFNICYNQLAYYLLATCAHRQLEPLASWSIEEYRRRQLSDFLIVQFSSSFRRQMKSAHFTGRVEISKVMSRGKSMFLKTYCRFEDDHGGMSEGEPLIAITGESDAPPAASPGA from the coding sequence ATGAGCGCCATCGAGCCCAAGGCCTCCCCCCTCATCGTGGAAGATCCGGCCCTGCTCCAGCAGGTGCTGATCCCCTACAAAACACACTGCCGCTACCTGCTGCGCGCGCACCTGGAGCACGAAGGCGTGCTGCCGCCGGAGAGCCGCTCCCGGGCCGTCCGGGCAGCGGCCGTGGGAGAGTTCTCCATTCCGGAGTCCTGCTACATCGCGGACACGGGGCACTTCAACGCCGTTGAATTCAACATTTGTTACAACCAGCTCGCCTACTACCTGCTGGCCACCTGCGCGCACCGCCAGCTGGAGCCCCTGGCCTCCTGGAGCATCGAGGAGTACCGCCGCCGGCAGCTCTCGGACTTCCTCATCGTCCAGTTCTCCAGCTCGTTCCGCCGGCAGATGAAGTCCGCGCACTTCACCGGGCGGGTGGAGATCAGCAAGGTGATGAGCCGGGGCAAGTCCATGTTCCTCAAGACGTACTGCCGCTTCGAGGATGACCACGGGGGCATGAGCGAAGGCGAGCCGCTGATTGCCATCACGGGTGAGTCCGACGCCCCGCCCGCCGCTTCCCCCGGGGCCTGA
- a CDS encoding TauD/TfdA dioxygenase family protein, which translates to MKIQPLSPGQIGAEISQLDLRATTAEDAKRIRQAVYEHKLVIFHGQSPSPEEYIEFSRKIGRPQVYFQQNYHHPKYPELFVSSNVLEDGKKVGVSGTGRYWHTDYQFFQEPLPLVMVYPQILPKAKRETYFIDMQRVYEALPAELRNLVEGRRAIQEGKWRYKITPEDIDKALVDIVAAVEKQVPAITHPAVIEHPLTGRKSLYVSSGFTTGLEGLSHEENRALMAKLFAFIEQDAHVQSYSYQPGDVLLWENRALLHKASDNPLGEPSKSYRIGIYDELPFYKS; encoded by the coding sequence ATGAAAATCCAACCCCTCTCACCGGGTCAGATTGGCGCGGAGATCTCTCAATTGGATCTCCGGGCCACGACCGCCGAGGATGCCAAGCGCATCCGCCAGGCGGTCTACGAACACAAGCTCGTCATCTTCCATGGGCAGAGCCCCTCGCCCGAGGAATACATCGAGTTCTCCCGGAAGATCGGCAGGCCCCAGGTCTATTTTCAGCAGAACTACCACCACCCCAAGTACCCCGAGCTCTTCGTCTCCTCCAACGTGCTCGAGGATGGCAAGAAGGTGGGCGTCTCGGGAACGGGCCGGTACTGGCACACGGACTACCAGTTCTTCCAGGAGCCGCTGCCGCTCGTCATGGTCTATCCGCAGATCCTGCCCAAGGCGAAGCGGGAGACCTACTTCATCGACATGCAGCGCGTGTACGAGGCGCTGCCCGCCGAACTGAGAAACCTGGTGGAGGGCCGCCGCGCCATCCAGGAGGGCAAGTGGCGCTACAAAATCACGCCCGAGGACATCGACAAGGCGCTCGTCGACATCGTCGCCGCGGTGGAGAAGCAGGTGCCCGCTATCACCCACCCGGCGGTCATCGAGCACCCGCTGACGGGCCGCAAGAGCCTCTATGTGAGCAGTGGTTTCACCACGGGCCTCGAAGGATTGTCTCACGAGGAGAACCGCGCGCTGATGGCGAAACTGTTTGCCTTCATCGAGCAGGATGCCCACGTGCAGAGTTATTCCTACCAGCCCGGTGACGTCCTGCTCTGGGAGAACCGGGCCTTGTTGCACAAGGCCTCCGACAACCCGCTGGGGGAGCCGAGCAAGAGCTACCGCATCGGCATCTACGACGAGCTGCCCTTCTACAAGAGCTAA
- a CDS encoding aromatic ring-hydroxylating oxygenase subunit alpha, with protein sequence MSNRNGWEKDVVERLVTLVETRAQPLAARMAPIPVEHYRSRERLELERRHVFERFPLVAGFSTQVREPGSFFTHDASGVPIVVTRDTSGVLRAFLNVCRHRGAKLAGEACGSGRTVLACRYHGWRYGLDGKLRAVPGLKSFPELNREERGLVPLPVAERHGLVFVRPTPGEPLELEAFLGPVFEELESYGFSRRVVFESSVRTVACNWKLMVETVLEAYHISVLHRKTGGLAFEENLVLFDESTPPHGRFVLPLRGLQRPEEVAPGSLLQYASPLYWMFPNSVILFSGAFAHFLSMFPLDEGHCRVQGASLRLDGPLDAPAQAALQQEYGQYWATILEDISVTESIQAGFGSGANRELLLGGFESVADTHFHAVLERLLRQG encoded by the coding sequence ATGAGCAATCGAAACGGCTGGGAGAAGGATGTCGTCGAGCGGCTCGTGACCCTGGTGGAGACCCGCGCTCAGCCCCTGGCCGCGCGCATGGCGCCCATCCCGGTGGAGCACTACCGCTCGCGCGAACGATTGGAATTGGAGCGGCGCCACGTGTTCGAGCGCTTCCCCCTGGTGGCCGGTTTCAGCACCCAGGTCCGTGAGCCCGGGAGCTTCTTCACCCACGACGCCTCGGGTGTCCCCATCGTGGTGACGCGCGATACCTCGGGGGTCCTCCGGGCCTTCCTCAACGTGTGCAGGCACCGGGGCGCGAAGCTGGCCGGGGAGGCGTGTGGCTCGGGCCGCACCGTGCTCGCGTGCCGGTATCACGGCTGGCGCTACGGGCTGGATGGCAAGCTGCGCGCCGTGCCGGGCCTGAAGAGCTTCCCGGAGCTCAACCGGGAGGAGCGGGGGCTCGTGCCGCTTCCGGTGGCCGAGCGGCATGGCCTCGTCTTCGTCCGGCCCACGCCCGGGGAGCCGCTGGAGCTGGAGGCGTTCCTGGGGCCGGTGTTCGAGGAGCTGGAGTCGTATGGCTTCTCGCGCCGCGTGGTCTTCGAGTCCTCGGTGCGGACCGTGGCCTGCAACTGGAAGCTGATGGTGGAGACGGTGCTCGAGGCGTACCACATCTCGGTGTTGCACCGGAAAACCGGGGGGCTCGCCTTCGAGGAGAACCTGGTGCTGTTCGATGAGTCCACGCCCCCCCACGGCCGCTTCGTGCTGCCGCTGCGAGGCCTCCAGCGGCCGGAGGAGGTGGCGCCGGGCAGCCTCCTTCAGTACGCGAGCCCGCTCTACTGGATGTTCCCCAACAGCGTGATTCTCTTCTCGGGCGCGTTCGCCCACTTCCTGTCGATGTTCCCCCTGGACGAGGGCCACTGCCGGGTCCAGGGCGCCTCGCTCCGGTTGGACGGCCCCCTCGATGCGCCGGCGCAGGCGGCGCTCCAGCAGGAGTACGGCCAGTACTGGGCCACCATCCTGGAGGACATCTCGGTCACCGAGAGCATCCAGGCGGGATTCGGTTCGGGCGCCAACCGGGAACTGCTCCTGGGAGGATTCGAGTCCGTGGCGGACACGCACTTCCACGCGGTGCTGGAGCGCCTGCTGCGCCAGGGGTGA